A region from the Ammospiza caudacuta isolate bAmmCau1 chromosome 4, bAmmCau1.pri, whole genome shotgun sequence genome encodes:
- the WDR54 gene encoding WD repeat-containing protein 54, with protein MAAASTGPYRRERSLALRSSSSALYNNLAVLCPPGRGPAFGAVHGSSLSLLGTEGHPRQLQARGGGSALSTPLLTQAAWCELPSRVLLVLTSQRGVQMYDADGSTMVFWHALDVPELPAAHSVFARGIAAAGGRFVCVGTSFGAVLVFDVPPKGTNVTLSEVLEQHRDPITDMAAEQGQAPDGAGDLVTADDSGTLCLWSSGEEFTLLGKIPGSGCTCSSVALWNGIVAAGYGNGQIRLWEAGSGRIRAQLSAHARWIYAIDLAPLTGKLLSGAEDSFVHVWKLSRDPDTDDIEVQHCHAECVTDTQVCGARFCDPAGDTFAVTGYDLSEILCYGPA; from the exons ATGGCGGCGGCAAGCACCGG GCCGTACCGGCGGGAGCGCAGCCTGGCGCTGCGCAGCAGCAGCTCCGCGCTGTACAACAACCTGGCCGTGCTGTGCCCGCCCGGGCGCGGCCCCGCCTTCGGCGCCGTGCACggctccagcctcagcctgctgggCACCGAGGGGCACCcgcggcagctgcaggcacggggagggggctctgccCTCAGCACCCCCTTGCTGACACAG gccGCATGGTGCGAGCTGCCATCGcgggtgctgctggtgctcacGTCCCAGCGTGGGGTGCAG ATGTACGATGCTGATGGCTCCACCATGGTGTTCTGGCACGCCCTGGatgtcccagagctcccagcag cACATTCCGTGTTTGCCCGAGGCATCGCCGCTGCCGGCGGCCGCTTCGTCTGCGTGG GGACATCCTTTGGGGCCGTGCTGGTGTTTGACGTCCCCCCTAAAGGGACCAACGTGACGCTGAGCGAGGTCCTGGAGCAGCACCGGGATCCCATCACCGACATGGCGGCCGAGCAGGGCCAGGCCCCG GACGGCGCCGGGGACCTGGTGACAGCCGATGACTCGGGGACGCTGTGCCTGTGGAGCAGCGGGGAGGAGTTCACGCTGCTGGGGAAGATCCCGGGGTCCGG ctgcaCGTGCTCCTCGGTGGCGCTGTGGAACGGGATCGTGGCCGCGGGCTACGGGAACGGGCAGATCCGGCTGTGGGAGGCGGGCTCGGGGCGGATCCGCGCCCAGCTCAGCGCACACGCCCGCTGGATCTACGCCATCGACCTGGCACCGCTCACCGGCAAG ctgctctcGGGCGCAGAGGATTCCTTTGTCCACGTCTGGAAGCTCAGCAGGGACCCGGACACCGATGACATCGAG GTGCAGCACTGCCACGCCGAGTGTGTGACAGACACTCAGGTGTGCGGCGCCCGCTTCTGTGaccctgctggggacaccttCGCTGTCACCGGCTACGACCTGAGCGAGATCCTGTGCTACGGCCCCGCCTGA
- the LOC131557023 gene encoding rho-related BTB domain-containing protein 2-like, translating to MDPDVDYERPNVETIKCVVVGDNAVGKTRLICARACNATLSQYRLLATHVPTVWAIDQYRVCQEVLERSRDVVDEVSVSLRLWDTFGDHHKDRRFAYGRSDVVVLCFSLANPNSLRHVKSMWYPEIKHFCPRTPIVLVGCQLDLRYADLDAVNRARRPLAKPIKPSDILPPERGHEVAQELGVPYYETSVVAQFGVKDVFDNAIRAALVSRRHLQFWKSHLRKMQRPLLQAPFLPPKPPPPLIQVPDAPPGLGGGPAALFQAPLCADVVFQLQGGHRVFAHRVYLATACSRFYDLFTLEEPPGQGDGDGRDLSSWGRGFLSLRWEAVADPVAGRERRMAVVAMDRGVRPEPLRAVLEYLYTGKLERPHGDLRQVGAVAELLEVFDLRMMVANELNQESFMNQEITKAFHVRRANRVKECLAKGVFADVVFLVDDGAVPAHKPLLIAGCDWMRAMFRGGFRESYASEVSLPGTNCACLRAVLDFLYTGVFTPTPDLDAMELLILTDRLCLPRLQALTEQYAVDELLRAFMQRVEIDEQVIIYLEMTQFHNARQLAAWCLHYICTNYNRVCRRFPREMKFMSPENQAHFERHRWPPVWYLKEEDLYLRSKKEREREEQLQRKQHPRSKWCFWRPSPPVS from the exons ATGGACCCCGACGTGGATTACGAGCGGCCCAACGTCGAGACCATCAAGTGCGTCGTGGTTGGCGACAACGCCGTGGGCAAGACGCGGCTGATCTGCGCCCGCGCCTGCAACGCCACGCTGAGCCAGTACCGGCTGCTGGCCACACACGTGCCCACCGTGTGGGCCATCGACCAGTACCGCGTCTGCCAGGAG GTGCTGGAGCGCTCCCGGGATGTGGTGGACGAGGTCAGCGTCTCCCTGCGCCTCTGGGACACCTTTGGGGACCACCATAAGGACCGGCGCTTCGCCTATGGCAG GTCGGACGTGGTGGTGCTCTGCTTCTCGCTGGCGAACCCCAACTCGCTGCGGCACGTGAAGAGCATGTGGTACCCCGAGATCAAGCACTTCTGCCCGCGCACCCCCATCGTGCTGGTGGGCTGCCAGCTGGACCTGCGCTACGCCGACCTGGACGCCGTCAACCGCGCGCGCCGGCCGCTGGCCAA GCCCATCAAGCCCTCGGACATCCTGCCACCGGAGCGGGGCCACGAGGTGgcccaggagctgggggtgccctACTACGAGACCAGCGTGGTGGCCCAGTTCGGCGTGAAGGACGTGTTCGACAACGCCATCCGCGCCGCGCTCGTGTCCCGCCGCCACCTGCAGTTCTGGAAGTCCCACCTGCGCAAGATGCAGCGCCCGCTGCTGCAGGCGCCCTTCCtgccccccaagccccccccGCCCCTCATCCAGGTGCCCGACGcccccccggggctgggggggggccCGGCCGCGCTGTTCCAGGCCCCGCTCTGCGCCGACGTCgtcttccagctgcagggcggCCACCGCGTCTTCGCCCACCGCGTCTACCTGGCCACCGCCTGCTCCCGCTTCTACGACCTCTTCACGCTGGAGGAGCCTCCCGGCCAGGGGGACGGGGACGGCCGTGACCTGTCCTCGTGGGGCCGCGGCTTCCTGAGCCTGCGCTGGGAGGCGGTGGCCGACCCGGtggcggggcgggagcggcgcatGGCGGTGGTGGCCATGGACCGGGGCGTGCGGCCGGAGCCGCTGCGCGCCGTGCTGGAGTATCTGTACACGGGCAAGCTGGAGAGGCCCCACGGGGACCTGAGGCAGGTGGGGGCcgtggctgagctgctggaggtgtTTGACCTGCGCATGATGGTGGCCAACGAGCTCAACCAGGAGAGCTTCATGAACCAGGAGATCACCAAGGCCTTCCACGTGCGCCGCGCCAACCGCGTCAAGGAGTGCCTGGCCAAGGGGGTCTTTGCAG acgTGGTGTTCCTGGTGGATGACGGCGCGGTGCCGGCACACAAGCCGCTGCTCATCGCCGGCTGTGACTGGATGAGGGCCATGTTCCGGGGGGGCTTCCGCGAGAGCTACGCCAGCGAg gtgtccctgcctggcaccAACTGCGCCTGCCTCCGCGCCGTCCTCGACTTCCTCTACACCGGGGTCTTCACCCCCACGCCCGACCTGGACGCCATGGAGCTGCTGATCCTCACGGACCGGCTGTGCCTGCCGCGGCTGCAGGCGCTCACCG AGCAATACGCCGTGGACGAGCTGCTGCGAGCCTTCATGCAGCGCGTGGAGATCGACGAGCAGGTCATCATCTACCTGGAGATGACGCAG TTCCACAACGCCCGGCAGCTGGCGGCGTGGTGCCTGCACTACATCTGCACCAACTACAACCGCGTGTGCCGCCGCTTCCCCCGCGAGATGAAGTTCATGTCCCCAG AGAACCAGGCTCACTTTGAGCGGCACCGCTGGCCGCCGGTGTGGTACCTGAAGGAGGAGGATCTGTACCTGCGCTCCAAGAAGGAGCGGGAGCgcgaggagcagctgcagcgcaAGCAGCACCCCCGCAGCAAGTGGTGCTTCTGGAGACCCTCACCGCCCGTGTCCTGA